Within Helicoverpa zea isolate HzStark_Cry1AcR chromosome 17, ilHelZeax1.1, whole genome shotgun sequence, the genomic segment gattgccgtcccatcgggttatgagagtgaaggaatagggagtgcacctgtgtctgcgcaaatgctcgtgcactataatatgttctgcgcagctggctgatctccttaaaatgagaacagccgccgtggccacCATTATTTCCCTCAATAATCGGAATATGCAGCATACAGGTTATTGGACGCATTGAATAGATGAAGCTAGGGCTTTGTTCCAAATTATTGGAAACTTTACGTAATATTCGCTTTGACAAGCTTTTCGTGGCGTGCTGGTACTGAAAACGTTATAAATTCATATTGAACATTCCAGCTTTACAGTCaaaatatttccaataattaaattaatttatacaaattCCTATGTTGGTgcatttaatatgtatttatactttatataaaaataatataataatatgaaagacgatatggctggATAGAAGATTATGCAACAAGGTACATAAGAGCTTTTTTGATGTCTGTAAAACTACTTTGTACCTATACTGTTTGTCTAATCGTGTTCAACTTAAAAAAGATATTCTAAACGGATTATCATGGGAATTCCTGAAATAAAGAAGTTTCGATTTCATCgcttattagggttccgtacccaaagggtaaaacgggaccttattgttttcgctcctctgtccgttcgtccgtccgtctgtcaccaggctgtatcttatgaaccgtgatagttacagacttgaaattttcatagatgatatatttctgttgccgctataggtaccaaaaaatactgaaaactataataaaataaatatttttgggggctcccatacaaaaaggtgattttaaataatggtacggaacccttcgtgtgcgagtcaGACTGGCACTTGGCCGGCTTTTAATTTACCCAGATGACTACTTAATGAACTAATTACAAGTAAATACCCGAATTGTTGTCTTGTATATAGATACAATTTCGTGGTTTGTTTGTTGAAACACAATTCTCGTGACTTCAATTGCCGCAGGAATCACCTTCAGATCACGCAACACaaacagtatgaacaatatttgTGCATATATTAATACATGATCTAGTAATAACAAACATTATCTTATCATTATGCAATAGTTATTTAGGTGCACTGCTTAGAGCAGCTAACTGGCCGGACACGCCACTGCCTCGTCTTATCTCTGTCAAAGATATGAGAGCGCTCACACTGCGTTAAGTTGCTATtgtgattaaaataatgattataaaaaaaagtttgggAAAGCTGTTTCTTACTATGAGTAGAATCATGTGTTCAAATATAGGTCACTAATTACCGGTGACCCTATAAGATATTGTCATGTGAATGTGCAACCATTTCATCAAAGACAAATGccatggcaatggaaaaatggCAGACTTTCGCAAAGTGTTGTGTGGTCATGGCGGTTCCTGTTGGTTAAATGATCGCTGTAATAGATATCATGTCATTGACATTAATCCACCAAGGCTTACTTGTCTGTTGAtgaaacctatatttagaataGTTTCATGTATTGTTTGTAAttacatcattttaattttacgttTTTTCATTGTTGATGCTGATAAGGAGTGTTTAAAAAGAAAGTGAGTACTAATAAGAAAGTTTATCGAATCTCTGTCGATTTGTAAACACAATCTTTTTCCCATGGTGTCAAATAATATTGCCAATCGTCGCCGTCTTTAGCGCAAAATCCAAAACCATCATGAATCTGTCACCAATAATCACATAAGGTTAGTGACACACCTTGTTTTTTAATAACCTGGgggataatatttattaatcataattgttcaattaataaatgcatttttagCACTAagtgcatatatttttttaatgaatgaattaatattaatttcgcTGTCGAACAAGCTAtgttaatatatattttgtagctTTAAATAGAACGCCCAACATTTAAGAAactcataattaaaaaaaaatcctcaagAAAACCCGCACGCTAACACAAGCATACGCACCGGCATAATGCATAAATATCAATACGATAAAAGGTCCATTAGATGCTCGCTAATAATATACTGACAGTCGCACGCGCATTCGTCGTTAGTCATGTCGGACGAACCATTGCAGTATTTACCTCCCGACCGATGGGGAGAACTCCAAACACTCTTTAAGGACGACTGGACACGAGGAGTGGGAGGGTACCTAGTGCTAGATGTCCAGAAACACTGGATAAATAAGGGcatagaatataattttaaagtctATTGTCCTTACGGTGATGTGAGAAACGGAATGGTCGCCGTGAATGATAAGGTTAGTgctatttatattgaaataaaagtacctaagtatatttttatttagaagttTTAATGTGAGTACGTTCTTCTGTAGCTGccgttatgtttatttttgtaaaataataggtGTATTGAAAGTGAAAGTGATTAAGAGCTGCCATCTGGTGGACCTAACGTAAACTAATCTCTAAGAAATTTTCTAAGCAGCGAATAGATGGAGCTTATAAAACTTTAGCACGATTTAAGCTCGCAGCTTCCATacttcatctgcctagccttctggtcatttattaaaaaaagagttCCTTAACATAAGGGACGGAAGAAAAGTTTTCAGGAAAGcaaagatataatatttttcccATACTTTTAGCAATAGTTACGAGATTTTAAATCAATCCCCAACGACCAAGAGTTATTGTTGTAATTTCAGGAAGGCTGTTATGAAATCATAATTCAATGCCCAAACGATGACTTGGAAAATCTTACGGCTGCTTTGAAAGAAACTAAAATCATTGATTGGAAAAAGCAGATTACCGTACCATATGTGACCAACCATGTGAAGGAGCTCATTAAAAAACTCGCAAAAGACATTAATTTGGAAATTCAACTTATATTGCCGTCGGAAGTATTTATATTGGAAACAAACACACCCTATAAGGATGTCGAgtaagattattatttatttctttatttcattaGGTACTAACTTAAACACTAAGATATTTTTGCGTTGAAGCAATTTTTTCATAAACCAATCATATCCGTAGGGTGATGAggatgttctattttaatttggttCTTGCATAATTTTGCCATCGAATGATGACATAAAATTTTCGAATTCGTACTAAAACTGTGTTAACGCAGGAAagtttgcattttatttacgttatgtatgtaaattgtaGGCTTATGACAAGAATGATGACCATCGGCCATAATTTTTGGCTATAAACGTCTAATCACTATTATAAGACTGATCATCAATTGTATAATATGGTAACTTACCTTACATCATATAAATTTATCATCTACCGCATCAGATctgggggcacggcagtgccccagccaagtctcgagcaaaacgggcacggccgtaccatcttttttCGAAGCGATTCGCGGCTGTTTCGCCCCCCCTATATCTTCGACgtggacaaagctaggagtttaggttttcggtGAATAATAGTAGGCATTAGAACAAGCTTAAGTTCGAAATTACATGCCAATTGAATTAATAGTTTAGGAGTTACGGTCGATCAAAGTTACATCATTTTGTCACTCACTGACACACTGACagatcatcaaaaatctaaggtacttctagcagaCTTAGAAACTTCAAATTTTGCGCCAAGATAGGTCATTAGCCacatataaaggaaaaattataaaaacattaaaaaataatatgccatagaaaacaattttatatttgcggtttggcAAGAACATTATGTAtggattttgactgcattgttaactttgttcgttgtttaagtacctattcaattggatgaatacatacatagaatagaaaagaataatataaatgtaatacatagactatcattaatacaaattaatacataaagttcataattcattaaattaataaagctaaAACTCCATTGTATTGCGATAAATATTGTATGCGCGcttgatagatggcgttgtacctgtctgtatcgcgctatggtttcgttacaaagcGCAGTCTAAGTAGTACTTCAAAATAATTCGGTAATTTTCATAGAGATAGAGAATGGGTTCTAAGCAAAGCAGTAGCTGAAGTCCAAGAAATTATGAGGTCacctaaaaaaaaagaaagaaaaacacaaaaaataaatgagatcCCACCAaatacattaaatgtaaaaaaatgccaagtctCTCGATGCAGCCTAtccatcgtaaaaagttttgagatctcatagaagccaagtcctattcaaaatattttgtagttataaatcaacatttagtaattgtatcaatagttttctttatattataattatagtgacttggcaatgagcacaagaagaaacaaataaaacggcATATTTGGAGGAGTTGAAAGTTACACACACCGCATGCGTAAACATTaatatcacaaaattaattttgttttggtttatcCGTGTCGTCCCAACCGAATTTCGGCAACGGCAGTCAGTCTTAGTGTACTCTCGATTCATTTACTTTCATAAAGCGATGGCCCGTAAGGTAtacttaatttattgtattgGAGCATGTAGTCGGTAGTGACCATCATGATTCACACATAACAAATAATCTGATCACTGGTCTCGTCAGTAACATTTGCACATAATTCCAGGCAGCAAGCAGCTTTTAATTTGTGCTCATTGCCAagtcactataattataatataaagaaaactattgatacaattactaaatgttgatttataactacaaaatattttgaataggacttggcttctatgagatctcaaaactttttacgatggaaaggctgcatcgagagacttggcatttttttacatttaatgtttttggtgggatataaTTTTCTGCCATCTATCTGTCTAATATTTCTTATACATCACCATGAGAAGCGCTAGGTAAACTTTCAGTccccataaaaatatatatgaagaAGAAAGTTTGGATTTCAAACTCATACCTATAACAATTTTTACGTCTTTTTGTTTTGCAGCCTATCTGAAGGCATATCCTTCGAGCTTCTGACAAATGACTACGTGGACCTTCTCGACTCCACCTGGCCTCATCGCTACGAGGGCTCCACAACCTACTTCGAACAACTCATAGACGTCAAAAGAGGTTACGGCCTTTTTTCTAACGACATTTTAATCTGCTGGCTTCTCATCAACGAATCTGGCAACCTCCTACATATGTATACCattaaagaagaaagaaaaaaaggtTATGCCGAACTCCTTTTAAAGTTGGTCTGTAATATTCTGATAGAGAATGGTAAGCCGGTGATTGCACATTGCTtgaaagataattttaatgCGTGCAAGCTGTATAGGAAGGCGGGATTTACTCAAATTGAACCAGTTGACTGGATTTATGTGCAAAGTAATGAAGAGTAAAGGGGGCTGACTGATGTAAgtgtaacaaaattaataaatatgtacaaaacaaacaattagaTTCCAAGTATAACATACGTCGGTAAATAAGTAAAGTACAAGttattatatacatattgtatttttgaaagtattagatatatgtttttttgattataataaaagaggtattataaaaatgttatttccatgataaataaatacaaccttgttacaattttttttttcatgaggACCTGAGCAAAACCCATGTAAATACTTCTACAAAATGATGTTCTGTTTAATGAATGCATCGAATATTTAATGAATTCCAAGTTCATAAATTCTAAGCAAACCCTTGAAGAGTTTCCTCTCATAAAATTAACCCTACTAATAGGAGGGAAACTACAAATGTCCTTACATGCAGCCTTTCCCATAGGACCCTGTGAACAATTTTTTGATCATAGACACATTGTAACATAGTGGACAAAGTAGTTTAATTACCATAATATTATGGCAAGTTTGAGACAGCATTTATTAGatccaattttaattttattctgcaAAATGAAACAACGTATCGAAAAGCTACAAGGATTTTTGAAATCTTTTGAGAAGTCGTGTGAAAGggcattttatatttaagtgcTCCATATTCTTCTTATTGAAACGCCTTAGTATAGAAATGCCTTTTGCAAGAAAAGTTAGGCCTACTTACCCCCATAGAAGAACAACGCAATACCTTACGTCACGGTACAAAACCGACGTCATCCCACTTTCTACGTGGCCTACCCACGTGCATAATTAATGAGACCTCTCTGCCCTTCCTCTCGTATCAATTACGTCATCACAATTTACGACAATGTCACCAAATTGTGTCACCGAAGAAAATCACGAGACGAGAGTTCATCAACGCTTATTatcatatatttacataaaactcgATGTGAGAAAAGGGAACGCTAATTATTGCTGTTTTAAGTGCCTTTGTCGCAAATAGGctgttttaataacatttattttgtacgtaatgaaaatattttcatatcacTTAGTGGGTATTGAAAGGCTTTCAGTGAGTACGAATTTAATTATTGTGATGGaaatttgtatttaattaattcagtttCTGTATTTGTAAATTTTAAGTTTGATTCTTCTTCCATTTTGTTGTGATTTGGTTTAAAAAACTATGTTGCGCTCAACTtcagtaataattatttaaattgcaataATGTTTGGCTTATAAATTAACTCAAAGAACACTTACTCCCAGAGGAAAGAGCTCATTCGATCTTAGTTTAGCTTaacattaaacataaattaaactgTCTGGAAAAAGCAAACAGAGTAAACATTACTATACTCATATCTTTTTCAGTACGATCTTTCTTCTAAGATCTTTAACTCTTGGTCCGAACAGCTGGGGATTTCTTTCAATTCTGCTTTCAACCATAAAGCGAGGTGACGGATAATTTTACGAGACACTCGCAGACGCGAGATGGTACAACTATTTGCTATAAAACATGTGATCTCGTACAATGTACACAAAGAATACTTGGGGTAAAGAATCCTATAAACAAAAGCCAATCTGAAAATCCTTCGCTTTAGTTTTCAAATAGGTTTAACAATGTTAACGATCCCTTCTCGGTGATAAAGCTATTTTATGttgcaacttttttttaaacgttaAGTTGCAGTTTTTAGCTATccataaccgaaccattttagttgtcaaatcgccgatttgaccagTAAGTGGTAACAGTACAGTAAGTTATCGTTATAGCTAAATGCTGCAACTTACCTTAAGTGTACAACCACAGACTTAAGGTCGTTGATATTAATCTCCAGGGTATATTTCTTTTAAAGAATAATGTAGAAATTACAGCTGTGGTAATTGGCTGCGCCGATGTATCGTCTCGTACAAAGCTTAACAAAATTACGTGGGACTTCAAAATATacgatacatattttttattattttttattacagtaaCATAAAGTCACCATCAGGCTTTTCATTTCGAACTGTCGTGAAAACAGCTTAATTTTCAGTGAATACTTATGTTTTTGGGCATTTCCACGTATAAATCTGTGGATACACATTCTGACATAAGCCCACTTACAAAAGATATTCAACCAACTTCAAAATTAACATGTGGTTTTACAAAATGTCAGCTCGAAATGAATTCAGGAAAATACATGCAATATTTTCGAAAGGTCACAGATTAATATGGAAAATCGGTTTTTtgtttcgtgtttttttttaacaatcgGCAAAAATAGATCTttgtatatttatcactttGCGGTCAAGCGTGACAGAGCGTTCATTCATCAATCGTCATAgccaagtaaataaaacaccaTCAAACTATTTCGTGTGTATTTTCAGAACAGCTTATTGTTAActacttaggtacctaggtacttgaCTGTGTTTTATCGAATAACTGgaataactgttttcttgtaaagcactggtactcagctgaatccggttagactggaagccgaccccaacatagttgggaaaaggctcggaggatgatgatggaatAACTgttttctgcggtttcaccGGCGCCGCGCgaaaactactgcccgtacctggATAACAAATAGCCTATCTAAATCGGGGATAGTCATGCATGCTTCctacagtgaaagatttttttaaatcgtttcGTTTCGGTacatttagggtacaaacaaacttaaatctttattatattagtatagatgatctATTCTTCTGTAGTTTCATTATGAATCTTCGAAACACACCATCATTATAGAACAAGAGTGCTAGTTTAGCAAACAGAATCTTCAGTTCAGCCAGAGGGGACGCCGGACTCGGATGAAACATAGCTTACGTTACTCGGGAATACTCTAGCTTTctatactgaaagaatttttcaaatcgatccatTAGTTTTGGACCCTACCAACCctacaaacaatcaaaatataatatttgtatctATAGATGATCTATTCTTCTGTAGTGTGGTTGTGTATATCTACATTTGTCCTAAGATACTCCACGTCCATATCACAGAACAAGAGTGCTAGTTTAGCAAACAGAATCCTCAGTTCCCAGTCAAGAGAAGCGCAGTTCAGAATTCAAAGCGAGTTGTCTTAGCGGCGAACTCGACAGTCTCATGGGAACTTGATATTATGTCTTCAGAGACTCAGGAGTCTATTGGAAACTGATGTCACGTAGAatgtgtttgtctgtttgtgttgtgtttgtggTATGATGTTGAGATGTTAGGAGGAAGGGATGAGTATATTAGATATTTCGGTTTCATTTTTGTAAAAGTTGATGAACAATTATTGCTTTGGTTTTTTCTACTTTGGATTATGTTACTACCTACCCAAAAACCTatgcaaaattattgttttttaaccgacttcccaaaaaggagaaggttatcaattcggccggacAGACTACATTACATCCCATCCATGAGTGCGAGAGGTTTTTTCATTATGTACTGGACCAaatacttgtgagatgacatcAAATAGTAcggtatggaagaagaagacatacCGTGCTGCTTCCATGTAAGAAATTGGAATAAGGGCAGGGAGATGACTACTGATATACCAAATACAACCTTCTATTTCTATAACTTATT encodes:
- the LOC124638251 gene encoding uncharacterized protein LOC124638251, producing MSDEPLQYLPPDRWGELQTLFKDDWTRGVGGYLVLDVQKHWINKGIEYNFKVYCPYGDVRNGMVAVNDKEGCYEIIIQCPNDDLENLTAALKETKIIDWKKQITVPYVTNHVKELIKKLAKDINLEIQLILPSEVFILETNTPYKDVDLSEGISFELLTNDYVDLLDSTWPHRYEGSTTYFEQLIDVKRGYGLFSNDILICWLLINESGNLLHMYTIKEERKKGYAELLLKLVCNILIENGKPVIAHCLKDNFNACKLYRKAGFTQIEPVDWIYVQSNEE